Proteins co-encoded in one Sulfurimonas sp. HSL1-2 genomic window:
- a CDS encoding monooxygenase yields the protein MNFLLQVDFPYEGPFGAEMSEAMRPLAEDIAQEEGMVWKIWTESESEKIAGGIYLFDNEADARRYLEKHEARLTSFGIQNIRSVIFRTNDVLSKIDRAPL from the coding sequence ATGAATTTTCTTCTTCAAGTCGATTTTCCCTATGAGGGACCGTTCGGAGCGGAGATGAGCGAAGCGATGCGCCCTCTCGCGGAAGACATTGCGCAGGAGGAAGGAATGGTCTGGAAGATCTGGACCGAATCCGAAAGCGAAAAAATCGCAGGGGGAATCTACCTCTTCGACAACGAAGCGGATGCCCGCCGCTATCTTGAAAAACACGAGGCGCGCCTGACCTCGTTCGGCATTCAGAACATCCGCTCCGTTATCTTCCGGACCAATGATGTTCTGAGCAAAATAGACCGCGCGCCGCTTTAA
- a CDS encoding MarR family transcriptional regulator gives MSFCFSALRSSTIFNRIILAAVDREGFTELTPALLGIFAHLAEAEPMSVSALAGALGSTRQAAHKHVGKLAVSGYIELQTRPDNRKEKVVVLTPRGEALVGVALDVIARTESKMSAYLGTAAFETFMRNQEALLHFLEDLERGEYGNDRRG, from the coding sequence ATGTCTTTCTGTTTCAGTGCACTGAGATCCAGCACCATATTCAACCGTATTATCCTTGCAGCCGTAGACCGTGAGGGATTTACGGAACTTACACCCGCATTGCTCGGCATATTTGCCCATTTGGCAGAGGCAGAACCGATGAGTGTCAGCGCACTGGCAGGCGCACTTGGGAGCACGCGCCAGGCGGCGCATAAGCATGTCGGGAAACTGGCGGTGTCGGGGTACATCGAACTGCAGACGCGTCCGGACAACCGGAAGGAGAAGGTCGTCGTACTGACGCCGCGGGGTGAAGCACTGGTGGGAGTAGCGTTAGATGTGATTGCCCGGACGGAGTCGAAAATGTCTGCGTACCTCGGAACGGCAGCCTTTGAAACGTTTATGCGAAACCAGGAGGCGCTTCTGCATTTTCTGGAGGATCTGGAGCGCGGGGAGTATGGGAACGATCGCAGAGGTTGA
- a CDS encoding TraR/DksA C4-type zinc finger protein, with product MKKVEREALESQLLAMKAELESNIARLLEENDAITTTDDSVDMEDGVMLQNESRHETALLKQQRHELDEVNHALSKIKEGTYGICEASGKKIPLERLKALPHARYVIKAQREAEA from the coding sequence ATGAAAAAGGTGGAGAGAGAAGCACTTGAATCGCAACTGCTGGCAATGAAAGCGGAGCTGGAATCGAACATCGCGCGTCTGTTGGAAGAGAACGATGCGATTACGACGACGGATGATTCGGTGGATATGGAAGACGGGGTGATGTTGCAGAATGAGAGCCGTCATGAGACGGCCCTGCTGAAACAGCAGCGGCATGAACTCGACGAGGTCAACCATGCCCTATCCAAAATCAAAGAAGGGACCTACGGCATCTGTGAAGCGAGCGGGAAGAAGATCCCCCTCGAACGGCTCAAAGCGCTGCCCCATGCACGTTATGTCATCAAAGCGCAACGAGAGGCCGAAGCGTAG
- a CDS encoding hemolysin III family protein, with translation MSLEQGAPIRTDINAFSIAEEIWHAVTHGVGLLLSSAALGILTLLAAQSGSGIRLAGALVFGIALIIMYGISTLYHAVTAPAFKRILQQLDHSAIYLLIAGTYTPVALIGVQGAFGWVIFGVEWAAAAFGIALKVAFYGRYEKLSLVMYALMGWLIVIAAGPMFAHVDSLTLFLLLAGGLTYTLGILFYVWDSLHLNHAIWHLFVLGGSIFHFFVVLSLIQG, from the coding sequence ATATCCCTTGAACAAGGCGCACCCATCCGTACCGATATCAACGCTTTTTCCATTGCCGAAGAGATATGGCATGCCGTCACCCACGGGGTCGGTCTGCTGCTCAGTTCCGCGGCACTGGGCATCCTGACCCTCCTGGCTGCGCAGAGCGGCAGCGGCATCCGTCTTGCCGGTGCACTGGTCTTCGGTATCGCACTGATTATCATGTACGGCATCTCAACGCTCTACCATGCCGTCACCGCCCCAGCGTTCAAACGTATTCTGCAGCAGCTGGACCACTCGGCCATCTATCTGCTCATTGCCGGAACCTATACGCCCGTCGCCCTGATCGGCGTCCAGGGAGCCTTCGGCTGGGTCATCTTCGGCGTCGAATGGGCGGCAGCTGCATTCGGCATCGCGCTCAAAGTGGCATTCTACGGCCGGTACGAGAAGCTTTCGCTCGTCATGTACGCACTGATGGGGTGGCTGATCGTGATCGCTGCAGGGCCGATGTTCGCCCATGTTGATTCGCTGACGCTCTTCTTGCTGCTTGCCGGCGGACTTACCTACACGCTGGGCATCCTCTTTTATGTCTGGGACTCCCTGCATCTCAATCATGCCATCTGGCACCTCTTTGTCCTTGGGGGCAGCATCTTCCACTTTTTCGTCGTGCTCTCGCTCATACAGGGCTGA
- a CDS encoding CDGSH iron-sulfur domain-containing protein, giving the protein MTETEQSITIVKNGPYIVRGSVPLSVQSIGVNNEGEAVKWIEDKQYPRQAVYSLCRCGRSQKHPFCDGSHAKSGFNGTETAERLPILELSKRYDGPDMYLTDAKCFCALARFCDPHGGVWNQVKMSDDPEIRAVFLQEVWDCPAGRLVAWDKQTGQPVEPHFEPSIVLIEDPKMKCSGPIWVRGGIPVIGADGFPYEIRNRVTLCRCGASSNKPFCDAKHLPIRFKTT; this is encoded by the coding sequence ATGACGGAAACAGAACAGAGTATCACCATCGTCAAAAACGGACCATACATCGTACGGGGCAGTGTACCGCTTTCCGTGCAGAGTATCGGCGTAAACAACGAAGGCGAAGCCGTCAAATGGATCGAAGACAAACAGTATCCGCGCCAGGCCGTTTATAGCCTCTGCCGCTGCGGCCGGTCCCAAAAGCACCCCTTCTGCGACGGCAGCCATGCAAAGAGCGGTTTCAACGGCACGGAAACGGCCGAACGTCTGCCCATACTCGAACTTTCAAAGCGCTACGACGGCCCTGACATGTACCTGACCGACGCCAAATGTTTCTGCGCCCTCGCCCGCTTCTGCGACCCGCACGGCGGGGTCTGGAACCAGGTAAAAATGTCGGACGATCCGGAAATCAGGGCGGTATTTCTGCAGGAGGTGTGGGACTGCCCGGCCGGGCGGCTCGTGGCATGGGACAAACAGACGGGCCAACCCGTCGAACCGCATTTCGAACCCTCCATCGTTCTGATAGAAGATCCGAAAATGAAGTGCAGCGGTCCTATCTGGGTGCGCGGCGGCATCCCCGTGATCGGTGCGGACGGCTTCCCCTACGAGATCAGGAACCGCGTCACGCTCTGCCGCTGCGGTGCATCGTCCAACAAACCGTTCTGCGATGCGAAGCATCTGCCGATCCGTTTCAAGACGACCTGA
- a CDS encoding DUF5671 domain-containing protein — protein MIQSYDIDPVIKENKDMAAVSEELLNFIREALQKGLARTEIEKVLLEAGWMQEEVTHGLGKFADVDFPIPVPKPKPYLSAMEAFLYLLLFAALYMSAYNLGSLLFNIITLVLPDPALTGGMDMQEWIERSIRWDISMLLIAFPLYLYMSYLISRSYRRDPLGRGSKIRKWLTYVTLFIVSGFIVGDLAVLVFNLLGGEMTLRFFLKFLVVAVIAGTIFGYYLWDLRKEEKEQ, from the coding sequence ATGATACAATCGTATGACATAGACCCCGTCATCAAGGAGAACAAAGATATGGCCGCTGTCTCTGAAGAACTGCTCAACTTTATCCGGGAGGCCTTGCAAAAAGGGCTGGCGCGCACGGAGATCGAAAAGGTCCTGCTTGAAGCCGGGTGGATGCAGGAGGAGGTGACACACGGCCTGGGCAAGTTCGCCGACGTCGATTTCCCGATCCCGGTGCCGAAACCGAAGCCCTACCTCTCGGCGATGGAAGCCTTTCTCTATCTGCTGCTCTTTGCCGCACTCTATATGAGCGCCTATAACCTGGGGAGCCTGCTGTTCAACATCATTACGCTGGTGCTGCCTGATCCCGCATTGACGGGCGGTATGGATATGCAGGAGTGGATCGAGCGTAGCATTCGCTGGGATATCTCCATGCTGCTGATCGCTTTTCCGCTCTACCTCTATATGAGTTATCTCATCAGCCGCTCCTACCGGCGCGATCCTCTGGGTCGGGGGTCAAAGATACGGAAATGGCTCACCTATGTGACGCTGTTCATCGTATCGGGCTTTATCGTCGGCGACCTGGCCGTCCTGGTGTTCAACCTGCTGGGCGGCGAGATGACGCTGCGCTTCTTCCTGAAGTTTCTCGTCGTCGCCGTGATCGCCGGGACGATCTTCGGCTATTACCTGTGGGATCTCCGCAAAGAGGAGAAGGAGCAATGA
- a CDS encoding class I SAM-dependent methyltransferase, translated as MYQTLKRINTRPQPYSAYTAETLWNDPHTSKKMLEYHLNPDINAASRSQAFIDRSVTWIARHFGLHRASRICDFGCGPGLYTSQFAALSGHVTGLDFSVSSLAYAKAHTPEVNYVQGNYLDFESSMPFDLITMIMCDFCALSPEQRARLLQKFRTLLADGGSVLLDVYSLNAYDKRTEQAIYERNQLNGFWSEQNYFAFVNTFKYDEVNVVLDRYHIYVKDGQQKEVYNWFQHYSYETLTTEVEANGLAISECFANVAGDPFHGTCDEFAVVLKRA; from the coding sequence ATGTACCAAACACTCAAACGCATCAATACGCGTCCCCAACCCTATAGTGCCTATACGGCGGAAACACTTTGGAATGACCCGCATACCTCGAAGAAGATGCTGGAATACCATCTCAATCCCGATATCAATGCCGCCTCCCGCTCGCAAGCTTTTATCGACCGATCCGTCACGTGGATAGCAAGACATTTTGGGCTTCACCGTGCCAGCCGCATCTGTGATTTCGGCTGCGGTCCCGGGCTGTACACCTCACAGTTTGCCGCGCTGAGCGGGCATGTGACCGGGCTTGACTTTTCGGTCTCTTCTCTTGCATACGCCAAAGCGCATACCCCTGAAGTCAATTATGTCCAGGGAAACTATCTCGATTTCGAAAGCAGTATGCCGTTCGACCTCATCACGATGATCATGTGCGATTTCTGCGCACTGAGCCCGGAACAGCGCGCACGGCTGCTTCAGAAATTTCGCACGCTCCTGGCCGACGGCGGCAGCGTGCTGCTTGATGTCTACTCGCTGAACGCCTATGACAAACGCACGGAGCAGGCGATTTACGAGCGCAATCAACTGAACGGGTTCTGGTCCGAACAGAACTATTTTGCTTTTGTCAATACGTTCAAGTACGACGAGGTAAACGTTGTATTGGACCGGTATCACATCTACGTAAAAGACGGGCAGCAGAAAGAGGTGTATAACTGGTTTCAACATTACAGCTATGAGACCCTGACAACGGAGGTAGAGGCAAACGGACTCGCCATCTCGGAATGTTTCGCCAATGTCGCCGGCGATCCGTTTCATGGCACATGCGATGAGTTTGCCGTCGTTTTAAAACGTGCCTGA
- the htpG gene encoding molecular chaperone HtpG, producing the protein MAKHQFQTEINQLLQLMIHSLYSNKEIFLRELVSNASDALDKLNMLHLTDDAYKGIAFTPRVDLTIDKEAKTLTVSDTGIGMNDEDLVAHLGTIAKSGTKAFLENLSGDAKKDSQLIGQFGVGFYAAFMVADKIEVVTKKAGEEQAYKWISAGDGEFDIEPAEKEGNGTSITLFLKDEDEEFLETYRIESIIKKYSNHIPFPIFMDKENFIPAERDDEGNETKPSSTEIKNEQINKASALWTLSKSDISDDEYKEFYSSLSHDSGEPITWLHHKAEGAIEYTTLFYIPSKAPMDLYRVDYQPGVKLYINRVFITDDDKELMPTYLRFLRGVIDSKDLPLNVSREILQSNPVMNKIQNASVKKVLSELAKLKKKDAEKYDAFYAEFGNVIKEGLYSDFGNREKILELLKFNTLNSEVKTDIESYVTKVDETKKEIYYITGKMSLQMLKNSPQLERFKAKGIDVLILNEEIDTIVFPMVTEYKEYKFVNVTDAQFEESEEEKKADEETAKAFEGLVGAMKEALGDKVSKVEITTDLTDSPVCLKIDKEDPNYQMAQMMKQFGGGMGMEVPEIKPILQINPKHELLEKLNGTSDVNLVNDAAFVLLDQAKLFEGAELDDTASFIARMNRIMSKAL; encoded by the coding sequence ATGGCCAAACATCAGTTCCAGACCGAGATCAACCAGCTGCTCCAGCTGATGATCCACTCGCTCTATTCCAACAAAGAGATTTTTCTGCGCGAGCTTGTCTCCAACGCATCCGATGCCCTCGACAAGCTCAACATGCTGCACCTGACCGACGATGCCTATAAGGGGATCGCCTTCACGCCGCGTGTCGACCTCACGATTGATAAAGAGGCGAAGACCCTGACCGTCAGCGACACGGGGATCGGGATGAACGACGAGGACCTCGTCGCCCATCTCGGGACCATCGCCAAATCCGGTACCAAAGCCTTCCTGGAGAACCTCTCCGGCGACGCGAAAAAAGACAGTCAGCTTATCGGCCAGTTCGGGGTCGGCTTCTACGCCGCCTTCATGGTCGCCGACAAGATCGAGGTCGTCACCAAGAAAGCAGGCGAGGAGCAGGCGTATAAGTGGATCTCTGCCGGCGACGGCGAGTTCGACATCGAACCGGCGGAAAAAGAGGGGAACGGCACCAGCATTACCCTCTTCCTCAAGGACGAAGACGAGGAGTTCCTCGAGACCTACCGTATCGAAAGCATCATCAAAAAGTACTCCAACCATATCCCTTTCCCTATTTTCATGGACAAGGAGAACTTCATCCCGGCCGAGCGCGACGACGAAGGCAACGAAACGAAACCGTCCAGCACGGAGATCAAGAATGAGCAGATCAACAAGGCCTCCGCGCTCTGGACCCTTTCCAAATCCGACATCAGCGACGACGAGTACAAAGAGTTCTACAGCTCGCTGTCGCACGACTCCGGCGAACCGATCACCTGGCTGCACCACAAGGCCGAGGGGGCCATTGAGTATACGACCCTCTTCTACATCCCGTCCAAGGCGCCGATGGACCTCTACCGCGTCGACTACCAGCCGGGCGTGAAGCTCTACATCAACCGCGTCTTCATCACCGACGACGACAAAGAGCTGATGCCGACCTACCTGCGCTTCCTGCGCGGGGTCATCGACTCCAAGGACCTCCCACTCAACGTCAGCCGCGAGATCCTGCAGTCCAACCCGGTCATGAACAAGATCCAGAACGCCTCGGTCAAGAAGGTGCTCAGCGAGCTCGCCAAGCTCAAGAAGAAAGACGCCGAAAAGTACGACGCCTTCTACGCGGAGTTCGGCAACGTCATCAAAGAGGGGCTCTACAGCGACTTCGGCAACCGCGAGAAGATCCTGGAGTTGCTGAAGTTCAACACCCTCAACAGCGAAGTAAAGACGGACATCGAGTCGTATGTCACCAAGGTCGACGAGACGAAAAAAGAGATCTACTACATCACCGGCAAAATGAGCCTTCAGATGCTCAAGAACTCGCCGCAGCTCGAGCGCTTCAAGGCCAAGGGCATCGACGTGCTGATCCTCAACGAGGAGATCGACACCATCGTCTTCCCGATGGTCACGGAGTACAAAGAGTACAAATTCGTCAACGTCACCGATGCCCAGTTCGAAGAGAGCGAAGAGGAGAAAAAAGCCGATGAGGAGACCGCAAAGGCGTTCGAAGGCCTCGTCGGTGCCATGAAAGAGGCCCTGGGCGACAAGGTATCCAAGGTCGAGATCACCACGGACCTCACGGACTCGCCGGTCTGCCTCAAGATCGACAAAGAGGACCCGAACTACCAGATGGCCCAAATGATGAAACAATTCGGCGGCGGCATGGGCATGGAAGTGCCGGAGATCAAGCCGATCCTGCAGATCAACCCGAAACACGAGCTGCTCGAGAAGCTCAACGGCACGTCAGACGTCAACCTCGTCAACGACGCCGCCTTCGTCCTGCTGGATCAGGCGAAGCTCTTCGAGGGTGCCGAACTCGACGACACCGCCAGCTTCATCGCACGTATGAACCGCATCATGAGCAAGGCGCTGTAA
- the truA gene encoding tRNA pseudouridine(38-40) synthase TruA yields MRIKLTLSYNGSRFSGSQSQTETGNTVMGVLHQALTRLGITAKPIASGRTDAGVHAFRQVVHLDLPPHWSDLVKLRRALAHQLPASIGIRRLEAAEDDFHARFSARRRVYRYIMSDREPNPFEAELVTFTPPLDLERLNSAMRLFEGEHDFEYFKKTGSDVKHYVRTVYKAFAYRRKDYTILYFEANGYLRSQIRMMADAVLKVNSGEMSLPQLQEQIGLTARHSTDLAPAAGLYLSKIIY; encoded by the coding sequence ATGCGCATCAAACTGACCCTAAGCTATAACGGCAGCCGCTTTTCCGGCTCCCAGAGCCAGACGGAGACGGGCAACACCGTCATGGGCGTCCTGCACCAGGCGCTCACTCGCCTCGGCATCACCGCCAAACCCATCGCTTCGGGCCGCACCGACGCCGGCGTCCACGCCTTCCGCCAGGTGGTGCATCTCGACCTGCCGCCGCACTGGAGCGACCTCGTCAAACTCCGCCGCGCCCTCGCCCACCAGCTGCCGGCATCCATCGGTATCCGACGCCTGGAAGCGGCCGAGGATGACTTCCACGCCCGTTTCAGCGCACGCCGCCGGGTCTACCGCTACATCATGAGCGACCGCGAACCGAACCCCTTCGAAGCGGAACTCGTCACCTTTACCCCGCCGCTGGACCTGGAGCGCCTCAACAGTGCCATGCGTCTTTTCGAGGGGGAGCACGATTTCGAGTACTTCAAAAAGACGGGTTCAGACGTTAAACACTACGTGCGCACCGTCTACAAGGCCTTCGCCTACCGCCGCAAGGACTACACCATCCTCTACTTCGAGGCCAACGGCTACCTCCGTTCGCAGATCCGGATGATGGCCGACGCGGTCCTGAAGGTCAACAGCGGCGAGATGAGCCTGCCGCAGCTGCAGGAGCAGATCGGCCTCACAGCCCGCCACAGTACGGACCTCGCCCCCGCCGCCGGGCTCTACCTCTCGAAGATCATCTACTGA
- a CDS encoding LptF/LptG family permease gives MHRLRRYILSTFGLLFFSIFLPLFSIASVIFLIKLASYTAVIQLNLWEMFKLYLFILPEILFYTLPITFFVSAALSLFRLSTDNEMVVVFALGIKPTFILTTLMKPAALLSLLLMFDFFVLFPHTTVLSTNFVRYKQSEANFNLQASEFGHNFGDWLLYIGKAHKDRSYGDVVLFHKEAKEEILIQAEKAEVLNNKGILRLKLTNGQGYSYTDEKMTQMQFEAMMINNVMQTELRPYNSPIEFWLDPERRKSKIRMFITDILLSLFPVAGLFAALSIGIAHVRHQKGYVYLWLFVSMLFYYAGTTGLQKALGFYTIPAVFFSWLFVTYIIYRRRIRARF, from the coding sequence ATGCATAGACTGCGCCGCTATATCCTGAGCACCTTCGGCCTGCTCTTTTTCTCGATCTTCCTGCCGCTCTTCTCGATTGCGTCGGTGATCTTCCTGATCAAGCTCGCCAGCTATACCGCGGTCATTCAGCTCAACCTCTGGGAGATGTTCAAGCTCTACCTGTTCATCCTCCCCGAGATCCTCTTTTACACCCTGCCGATCACCTTCTTTGTCTCCGCGGCCCTCTCCCTCTTCCGCCTCTCGACCGACAACGAAATGGTCGTCGTCTTTGCCCTGGGGATTAAGCCCACCTTTATCCTCACGACGCTCATGAAGCCGGCGGCACTGCTGAGCCTGCTGCTGATGTTCGACTTTTTCGTCCTCTTTCCCCATACGACGGTCCTCTCGACGAACTTCGTCCGCTACAAGCAGAGCGAAGCGAACTTCAACCTGCAGGCCTCCGAATTCGGGCACAACTTCGGCGACTGGCTGCTCTACATCGGCAAGGCGCACAAGGACCGCAGCTACGGAGATGTCGTGCTGTTCCACAAGGAGGCGAAAGAGGAGATCCTGATCCAGGCGGAAAAAGCCGAAGTCCTCAACAACAAGGGCATTCTCCGCCTGAAGCTGACCAACGGCCAGGGGTACAGCTATACCGATGAGAAAATGACCCAGATGCAGTTCGAGGCGATGATGATCAACAACGTCATGCAGACGGAGCTGCGCCCCTACAACAGCCCCATCGAGTTCTGGCTCGACCCCGAGCGGCGCAAGAGCAAGATCCGGATGTTCATCACCGACATTCTGCTCTCTCTCTTCCCCGTCGCGGGCCTCTTTGCAGCCCTCTCCATCGGCATCGCCCACGTCCGCCATCAGAAAGGGTACGTCTACCTCTGGCTCTTCGTCTCAATGCTCTTCTACTACGCAGGGACAACGGGACTGCAGAAAGCGCTCGGATTCTATACGATCCCGGCCGTCTTCTTCAGCTGGCTCTTTGTCACCTACATCATCTACCGCAGACGTATCCGGGCGCGGTTCTGA
- a CDS encoding prepilin peptidase, with protein sequence MMFWTTLALVALFGALFGSFLNVVIYRIPRGESVVFPASHCPHCGTNLKPWHNIPVLSWLMLRGRCAFCGVPISAQYPLIELLSAAIAASLYLKLGLSAAMIGITGVFLTLLALLVIDFYYKMVPDSLNLLALTLAVISVWSPQMLAENLKNALLFAGGFALLRFYVSYYLFVKIKRMSPNLKQASWVRNYNTIPAVVEAMGEGDIMIGATMGALLGVQLGLAAVFLSALLALPAMLLTRNETDASKQLPFIPFLAMATWIVYIFDTPIARWMETFYA encoded by the coding sequence ATGATGTTCTGGACCACCCTCGCACTTGTCGCCTTGTTCGGAGCCCTCTTCGGCTCCTTTCTCAACGTCGTCATCTACCGCATCCCCCGCGGCGAGAGCGTCGTCTTCCCCGCGTCGCACTGCCCGCACTGCGGGACCAACCTGAAGCCGTGGCACAACATTCCCGTCCTCTCCTGGCTCATGCTGCGCGGCCGCTGCGCTTTCTGCGGGGTCCCCATCAGTGCGCAGTACCCGCTGATCGAGCTGCTCAGCGCCGCCATCGCCGCCTCGCTCTACCTCAAGCTCGGGCTTTCCGCTGCCATGATCGGGATCACCGGGGTCTTCCTGACCCTGCTGGCACTGCTGGTGATCGACTTCTATTACAAAATGGTCCCCGACAGCCTGAACCTGCTGGCCCTGACCCTCGCCGTGATCAGTGTCTGGTCGCCGCAGATGCTGGCAGAGAACCTGAAAAACGCCCTGCTCTTCGCCGGGGGGTTTGCGCTCCTGCGTTTTTACGTCTCCTACTACCTCTTTGTCAAGATCAAGCGCATGAGCCCCAACCTCAAACAGGCCTCATGGGTCCGGAACTACAACACGATTCCCGCCGTCGTCGAGGCGATGGGGGAAGGCGACATCATGATCGGGGCGACAATGGGCGCGCTGCTGGGGGTTCAGCTCGGCCTGGCTGCTGTCTTCCTCTCCGCCCTGCTCGCCCTGCCGGCGATGCTGCTGACACGCAACGAGACCGACGCCAGCAAGCAGCTGCCTTTTATCCCGTTCCTGGCAATGGCGACCTGGATCGTCTATATCTTCGATACGCCGATCGCGCGCTGGATGGAAACCTTCTATGCATAG
- a CDS encoding di-trans,poly-cis-decaprenylcistransferase, with amino-acid sequence MSNLPRHVAIIMDGNGRWAQQQEQPRVKGHEKGAEVVRDIMTFASRHDEIEILTLYAFSTENWKRPKAEVEFLMKLLSRYLKKEQHIYLENNVRFHAIGDLSRFSASLQKLIRQTEEKTAHCTGLHHHLALNYGAKDEIIRAVKTLQENELELTEEALNGALDAPEPVDLLIRTGGDQRLSNFLLWQAAYAELFFTRTLWPDFTPNELQSIIDRFKSVERRFGGL; translated from the coding sequence AGGAGCAACCGCGCGTCAAGGGGCACGAAAAAGGGGCGGAAGTCGTCCGCGACATCATGACCTTCGCCTCCCGCCACGACGAGATCGAGATCCTGACCCTCTATGCGTTCAGTACGGAGAACTGGAAACGCCCCAAGGCCGAAGTGGAGTTCCTGATGAAGCTGCTGTCGCGCTACCTGAAAAAGGAGCAGCATATCTACCTGGAAAACAACGTCCGTTTCCATGCCATCGGCGACCTTTCACGCTTCTCCGCCTCCCTGCAGAAGCTGATCCGCCAGACGGAGGAGAAGACCGCGCACTGCACAGGGCTGCATCACCATCTCGCCCTCAACTACGGGGCAAAGGATGAGATCATTCGTGCCGTCAAAACGCTGCAGGAAAACGAGCTCGAACTGACTGAAGAGGCGCTAAACGGTGCGCTGGACGCCCCCGAACCCGTCGACCTGCTTATCCGCACCGGCGGCGACCAGCGTCTCTCCAATTTTCTGCTGTGGCAGGCGGCCTATGCTGAGCTCTTCTTTACCCGCACGCTCTGGCCCGATTTCACGCCCAATGAGCTGCAAAGCATTATCGACCGGTTCAAGTCGGTCGAGCGCCGTTTCGGAGGATTATGA